In one Mycobacterium heckeshornense genomic region, the following are encoded:
- a CDS encoding 1-acyl-sn-glycerol-3-phosphate acyltransferase produces the protein MTATDIEPTEISKWDPGLTERVIALIRPLIKGYHRAEVRGLDSFPPGGALVVSNHSGGLFPMDVPVFATGFYEKFGYERPVYTLSHDVLFSGPIAEFFVRTGFIRASHENADEALRSGGVVVVFPGGDYDVYRPTLSENKIDFDGRTGYVRAALNAGVPIVPAVAIGGQENQLYLSRGMGLAHLLRLDKLMRVKILPISIGFPFGLSAVLPVNIPLPTKIVMQVLEPIDVTAEFGEDPDIDAVDAHVRRVMQTALDRLAKERRLPVIG, from the coding sequence TTGACCGCCACCGATATCGAGCCCACGGAGATCTCCAAGTGGGATCCGGGCCTGACCGAACGCGTCATCGCCCTGATCCGGCCGCTGATCAAGGGCTATCACCGCGCCGAGGTGCGCGGCCTTGATTCGTTTCCCCCGGGCGGTGCGCTGGTGGTGTCCAACCACTCCGGTGGGCTCTTCCCGATGGACGTTCCGGTCTTCGCGACCGGGTTCTACGAGAAGTTCGGCTACGAGCGCCCGGTCTACACGTTGAGCCACGACGTGTTGTTCAGCGGACCGATCGCCGAGTTCTTCGTGCGCACCGGGTTCATCCGCGCCAGCCACGAAAACGCCGACGAAGCGCTGCGCTCTGGTGGGGTGGTCGTGGTGTTCCCCGGCGGCGACTACGACGTGTACCGGCCGACGTTGTCGGAGAACAAGATTGATTTCGACGGCCGTACGGGTTACGTGCGCGCGGCGTTGAATGCCGGGGTGCCGATCGTGCCGGCGGTGGCGATCGGCGGTCAGGAAAACCAGTTGTACCTGTCGCGCGGCATGGGGCTGGCGCATCTGTTGCGGCTCGACAAACTGATGCGGGTCAAGATCTTGCCGATCTCGATCGGCTTCCCGTTCGGGCTTTCCGCAGTGCTGCCGGTCAACATTCCGCTCCCCACCAAGATCGTCATGCAGGTGCTCGAGCCGATCGACGTGACCGCCGAGTTCGGCGAGGATCCCGATATCGACGCGGTCGACGCGCATGTGCGGCGGGTCATGCAAACGGCGCTGGACAGGCTGGCCAAAGAGCGCCGCCTGCCGGTGATCGGTTGA
- the fadD12 gene encoding acyl-CoA ligase FadD12 yields MTGPVPNRFAEVAGLLTTMVRAGIIAPLRPDKYVRIAAAARRERLSMTSGVAMSAQRCPDRPALVDELGALSYRQLDRRCDGLAAGLQALPGGSPGIVAIMCRNHRGFVEALVAANRIGADILLLNTSFAGPALAEVVAREGADAIIYDEEFTGAVDRALAGRSHTTRVVAWTDHPESHGLTVDKLVAAHAGQRPARLPRKGRLILLTSGTTGTPKGARRSGGGASELKAILERVPWRAEETTVVAAPMFHAWGFSQLAFAVSLGCTVVTRRKFDPEATLALIDRYQATGLCVVPVMFDRIMALPEDVRRKYNCRSLRFATASGSRMRPDVVTRFMDEFGDIIYNNYNATEAGMIATATPEDLRAAPDTAGKPAPGTEIRILDSELRPVPTGEVGQIFVRNTSLFDGYTSGSTKDFHEGFMASGDVGRLDEAGRLYVVGRDDEMIVSGGENVYPIEVEKTLTAHPAVEEASVIGVDDEQYGQRLAAFVVLTPGAAADPESLKQHVRDNLANYKVPREIVVVDQLPRSSTGKILRGELRARLG; encoded by the coding sequence ATGACCGGCCCGGTGCCGAACCGGTTCGCGGAGGTCGCTGGCCTGCTTACCACCATGGTTCGGGCGGGCATCATCGCACCCCTGCGGCCCGACAAGTATGTGCGGATCGCCGCGGCCGCGCGCCGCGAACGCCTGTCGATGACAAGCGGAGTCGCGATGTCAGCGCAGCGCTGCCCCGACCGACCGGCGCTGGTCGACGAGCTCGGCGCGCTCAGCTACCGTCAGCTCGACCGACGCTGCGACGGGTTGGCAGCGGGATTGCAGGCATTGCCCGGTGGCAGCCCGGGGATTGTCGCGATCATGTGCCGCAATCACCGCGGGTTTGTCGAAGCACTGGTGGCCGCCAACCGGATCGGCGCCGACATCCTGTTGCTCAACACCTCATTCGCCGGTCCGGCGCTGGCGGAAGTCGTCGCCCGCGAAGGCGCCGACGCGATCATCTATGACGAGGAGTTCACCGGCGCGGTGGACCGGGCGCTGGCCGGTCGGTCGCACACCACACGTGTCGTCGCCTGGACCGACCACCCGGAGAGCCACGGCCTTACCGTCGACAAGCTCGTCGCCGCGCATGCGGGTCAGCGGCCCGCCAGACTGCCGCGGAAAGGCAGGCTGATCCTGCTGACGTCGGGAACCACCGGAACTCCCAAGGGTGCCAGGCGTTCTGGCGGTGGTGCCAGTGAACTCAAGGCGATCTTGGAGCGGGTTCCGTGGCGCGCCGAGGAGACGACGGTGGTGGCGGCCCCGATGTTTCATGCTTGGGGGTTTTCGCAGCTGGCGTTCGCGGTATCGCTGGGCTGCACCGTGGTGACCCGACGCAAGTTCGACCCGGAGGCCACGCTTGCGCTGATCGACCGTTATCAGGCCACCGGCCTGTGTGTGGTGCCGGTGATGTTCGACCGGATCATGGCACTGCCCGAGGACGTGCGCCGCAAATACAATTGCCGCTCGCTTCGGTTCGCGACCGCGTCGGGTTCGCGGATGCGTCCCGACGTCGTGACGCGGTTTATGGATGAGTTCGGCGACATCATCTACAACAACTACAACGCCACCGAGGCCGGGATGATCGCCACCGCGACCCCCGAGGACTTGCGCGCGGCACCCGATACTGCCGGAAAACCCGCGCCGGGCACCGAGATTCGGATCCTCGATTCCGAGTTGAGGCCGGTGCCCACCGGGGAGGTCGGTCAGATCTTCGTGCGCAACACCAGCCTGTTCGACGGCTATACGTCCGGCTCCACCAAGGACTTTCACGAGGGCTTCATGGCCTCCGGCGACGTCGGCCGGCTCGATGAGGCCGGGCGGCTCTACGTGGTAGGCCGCGACGACGAGATGATCGTCTCCGGCGGGGAGAACGTCTACCCGATCGAGGTCGAAAAGACGCTCACCGCGCACCCCGCGGTGGAGGAGGCGAGCGTCATCGGTGTCGACGACGAGCAGTACGGTCAACGACTGGCCGCGTTCGTGGTACTGACTCCCGGCGCCGCCGCGGATCCTGAGTCGCTCAAACAGCATGTGCGCGACAACCTCGCCAACTACAAAGTGCCCCGCGAGATCGTCGTGGTGGACCAGCTGCCCCGCAGCAGCACCGGCAAGATCCTGCGCGGCGAGCTGCGGGCTCGGCTCGGTTAG
- a CDS encoding WS/DGAT/MGAT family O-acyltransferase produces the protein MKRLSGWDAVLLYSETPNVHMHTLKVGVIELDPDRRDFGIDEFRRVIHGRLYKLEPFRYQLVEIPFKLHHPMWRENCEVDLTYHIRPWRLPAPGGRRELDEAIGRIASTPLDRSRPLWEMYFIEGLADHRIAVVGKIHHALADGVASANLLARGMDLQPGLEPARGSYAPDPAPTSAQLLRSAFGDHLRHIGRIPRTIGYTAQGLRRVRRSARKLSPELTRPFTPPPTFINHMLTPERRFATATLALADVKETGKHLGSTVNDMVLAMSAGALRILLLRYDGKADHPLLASVPVSFDFSPERISGNYFTGMLVALPVDVDDPLERTRLCHENAVAAKESHQLLGPELVSRWAAYFPPAPTEALFRWLAGRDGQNKVLNLNISNVPGPRERGRVGGALVTEIYSVGPLTAGSGLNITVWSYVDQLNISVLTDGATVEDPHEVSDAMINTFAEIRRAAGLSEKLTVVETAMAQA, from the coding sequence GTGAAACGGCTCAGCGGGTGGGACGCGGTACTGCTGTACAGCGAGACGCCGAACGTGCACATGCACACCCTGAAGGTGGGCGTGATCGAACTGGACCCCGACCGGCGGGACTTCGGCATCGACGAGTTCCGGCGGGTCATCCACGGCCGGCTCTACAAGCTCGAGCCGTTCCGCTACCAGTTGGTGGAGATTCCGTTCAAATTGCACCACCCCATGTGGCGGGAGAACTGCGAAGTCGACCTGACCTACCACATTCGCCCATGGCGGCTCCCGGCCCCGGGTGGTCGGCGCGAACTCGACGAGGCGATCGGACGGATCGCGAGCACCCCGCTGGACCGCAGCCGCCCGCTGTGGGAGATGTACTTCATCGAGGGCCTGGCCGACCACCGGATCGCGGTGGTCGGCAAGATCCACCACGCGCTGGCCGATGGCGTGGCCTCCGCCAACCTGTTGGCCCGCGGGATGGACCTGCAGCCGGGTCTGGAGCCTGCGCGCGGCTCGTATGCGCCCGACCCCGCCCCCACCAGCGCACAGCTGCTGCGCTCAGCCTTCGGCGATCACCTGCGCCACATCGGCCGGATTCCGCGCACGATCGGTTACACCGCGCAGGGTCTGCGCCGGGTGCGCCGCAGCGCCCGCAAGCTTTCACCCGAGTTGACAAGACCGTTCACCCCGCCGCCGACGTTCATCAATCACATGCTCACCCCCGAGCGCCGCTTTGCCACCGCGACGTTGGCGTTGGCGGATGTCAAGGAGACCGGCAAGCACCTGGGGAGCACGGTCAACGACATGGTGCTGGCCATGTCGGCCGGTGCATTGCGCATCCTGCTGCTCCGCTATGACGGTAAGGCCGACCATCCGCTGCTGGCGTCGGTGCCGGTGAGCTTCGATTTTTCTCCGGAACGAATCTCCGGCAACTACTTCACCGGCATGCTGGTGGCGCTTCCCGTCGACGTCGACGACCCGCTGGAGCGGACACGTCTGTGCCATGAGAACGCCGTCGCCGCCAAGGAGAGTCACCAGCTTCTGGGACCGGAGTTGGTCAGCCGGTGGGCGGCGTACTTCCCGCCGGCGCCCACCGAGGCGCTGTTTCGGTGGCTGGCCGGCCGTGACGGGCAGAACAAGGTGCTGAACCTGAATATCTCCAACGTTCCGGGCCCCCGCGAGCGCGGTCGGGTCGGCGGTGCGCTGGTCACCGAAATCTATTCGGTCGGACCGCTGACGGCCGGCAGCGGCCTCAACATCACGGTGTGGAGCTACGTCGACCAACTCAACATCTCCGTGCTGACCGACGGCGCCACCGTCGAGGATCCGCATGAGGTGAGCGACGCCATGATCAACACGTTTGCCGAAATACGCCGCGCGGCAGGGCTTTCCGAAAAGCTGACCGTCGTCGAGACGGCGATGGCCCAAGCCTGA
- a CDS encoding alpha/beta hydrolase produces the protein MARAATRYPGPGIAGRARWLLRARPADCLLAVSVASASLPVIGKHLEPLGGVTAMGVWGCRVLPDFASTTARAWLTPGMSEIRRRDRDNTQAVSAAALRGIVPARDLDIEWPAPERTPPMWNARRHRRYLYRTSVRYGGDPAHLLDVWRRKELAAMPAPVLIFVPGGAWVQGSRALQGYALMSHLAERGWVCLSVGYRVAPHHRWPAHISDVKTAIGWARANVDKFGGDRNFIALAGCSAGGHLAALAGLTGNDPELQAELPAGSDTSVDAVVGIYGRYDWEDRSTAERVRFVDFLERVVVHQRLARHPEVFRKASPIARVHPKAPPFLVIHGSRDTVIPVEQARSFVERLRSVSRSVVSYIELPGAGHGFDLTDGARTGAVVTAVGLFLNAVHRSRTPIGAKRVI, from the coding sequence ATGGCGCGCGCAGCGACCCGCTATCCCGGCCCTGGCATCGCCGGCCGTGCCCGGTGGCTGCTGCGAGCACGCCCCGCCGACTGCCTGCTGGCGGTTAGTGTCGCGTCGGCTTCGCTGCCGGTGATCGGCAAGCACTTGGAGCCGCTGGGTGGCGTGACCGCGATGGGGGTCTGGGGCTGCCGGGTGTTGCCGGACTTCGCCTCGACGACCGCCAGGGCGTGGCTGACCCCGGGCATGAGCGAAATCCGCCGCCGCGACCGCGATAACACTCAGGCCGTCTCCGCAGCGGCGCTGCGCGGCATCGTGCCCGCCCGCGACCTCGATATCGAGTGGCCCGCGCCGGAGCGGACCCCGCCGATGTGGAATGCCCGGCGCCACCGCCGCTACCTGTACCGCACGTCGGTGCGCTACGGCGGCGACCCGGCCCACCTGCTCGACGTGTGGCGCCGCAAGGAGCTGGCGGCGATGCCCGCACCCGTGCTGATCTTTGTGCCGGGTGGCGCATGGGTGCAGGGCAGCCGCGCCCTGCAGGGTTATGCGCTGATGTCGCACCTGGCCGAGCGGGGCTGGGTATGCCTGTCCGTCGGCTACCGGGTGGCGCCGCACCACCGCTGGCCGGCACACATCAGCGACGTCAAGACCGCCATCGGGTGGGCACGCGCGAATGTCGACAAATTCGGTGGTGATCGCAATTTCATTGCGCTGGCGGGCTGTTCGGCTGGTGGGCATCTTGCCGCGCTGGCCGGACTGACCGGCAACGACCCCGAGTTGCAGGCCGAGCTGCCTGCGGGCTCGGACACCTCGGTCGACGCCGTGGTCGGGATCTACGGTCGCTACGACTGGGAAGATCGCTCGACGGCCGAGCGGGTGCGCTTCGTGGATTTCCTGGAACGCGTGGTGGTCCACCAGCGCCTCGCGCGCCACCCCGAGGTGTTCCGCAAGGCCTCACCGATCGCTCGGGTGCATCCGAAAGCGCCGCCGTTCTTGGTGATTCACGGCAGCAGGGACACGGTGATCCCGGTCGAGCAGGCCCGCAGCTTCGTCGAGCGGCTGCGGTCGGTCTCGCGTTCGGTGGTCAGCTATATCGAGCTTCCGGGTGCCGGACACGGCTTCGACCTGACCGACGGTGCCCGCACCGGTGCGGTGGTTACCGCCGTCGGACTTTTTCTCAATGCGGTTCACCGCAGCCGCACGCCGATTGGGGCTAAACGGGTTATTTGA
- a CDS encoding molybdopterin-dependent oxidoreductase: MRVRAPSRLRWRSPLRGPWLTSVFGLVLLATLPIVILTGLLSYLAYAPQLGQAIPADVGWLRLPAFDWPTRPSWLYRLTQGLHVGLGLVLIPVVLAKLWSVMPRLFVWPPARSIAQLLERISLAMLVGGILFEIVTGVLNIQYDYVFGFSFYTGHYFAAWVFIAGFAMHVAVKFPRMLTGLRSRQLRKVLCTKLIDTRTEPPDRDGLVPAHPADPTMSRRGALALVGSGALLMAVLTVGQTLGGITRGAALLLPRGRSRGPHDFQVNRTAAAAGIDPRRTGAQWRLTLTGGPSTVVVDRVTLAGMAQRSARLPIACVEGWSTTQTWSGVPLAELARLAGVPSPRSARVMSLERGGAFAQASLQANQIRDPDSLLALRVNGADLSLDHGYPARVIVPALPGVHNTKWVSSISFEAG; encoded by the coding sequence ATGCGGGTGCGAGCTCCGAGCCGCTTACGGTGGCGCAGCCCGCTGCGCGGCCCGTGGTTGACATCGGTGTTCGGGCTGGTGCTGCTGGCGACGCTGCCGATCGTCATCCTCACCGGACTGCTGTCCTACCTCGCTTACGCACCGCAGCTCGGTCAGGCAATTCCCGCCGACGTGGGCTGGCTGCGGCTGCCCGCCTTCGACTGGCCGACCCGCCCATCGTGGCTATACCGGTTGACCCAGGGATTGCACGTCGGGCTGGGCCTCGTGCTCATCCCGGTGGTGCTGGCCAAGCTGTGGTCGGTGATGCCGCGGCTGTTCGTGTGGCCGCCCGCCCGGTCGATCGCCCAACTGCTGGAGCGGATCTCGCTGGCGATGCTGGTCGGCGGAATACTGTTCGAGATCGTCACCGGAGTGCTGAACATCCAGTACGACTACGTCTTCGGGTTCAGCTTTTACACCGGGCACTACTTTGCGGCATGGGTTTTCATCGCCGGCTTCGCCATGCACGTTGCGGTCAAGTTTCCCCGCATGCTCACCGGTCTGCGATCACGGCAGCTACGAAAAGTGTTGTGCACCAAGCTTATCGACACCAGAACGGAGCCGCCGGACCGCGATGGGCTGGTGCCCGCCCATCCGGCTGACCCGACGATGAGCAGACGTGGAGCCCTGGCGCTGGTTGGTTCGGGCGCGCTACTGATGGCTGTGCTGACCGTCGGCCAGACGCTGGGCGGGATCACCCGCGGCGCCGCTTTGCTGCTGCCCCGCGGACGCAGCCGCGGACCGCACGACTTTCAAGTCAACCGGACCGCGGCCGCGGCCGGAATCGACCCGCGGCGCACCGGCGCGCAGTGGCGGCTCACGCTGACGGGTGGCCCGTCGACGGTGGTCGTGGACCGGGTCACGCTGGCCGGGATGGCGCAACGCAGCGCGCGACTTCCGATCGCCTGCGTCGAAGGATGGTCGACCACCCAAACCTGGAGCGGAGTGCCGCTGGCCGAGCTGGCCCGCCTCGCGGGCGTACCCTCCCCGCGTTCAGCACGGGTGATGTCGCTGGAGCGCGGCGGCGCGTTCGCGCAGGCGAGCTTGCAGGCCAACCAAATCCGCGATCCTGATTCACTATTGGCGCTGCGGGTCAACGGTGCCGACCTGTCACTCGACCACGGGTATCCCGCGCGGGTCATCGTGCCGGCGCTGCCCGGGGTGCACAACACCAAATGGGTGAGCTCGATCAGTTTCGAGGCGGGCTGA
- a CDS encoding alpha/beta hydrolase, which produces MPSTDFHPDLRTIARVAPRTLVGPRTLPLIRTLMRLQGLGRARDVDVLTVESGAGVRLHRPAGVTEPAPALLWIHGGGYVLGTARQDDRLCRRFARALGITVAAVDYRLAPEHPYPAPLEDCYSALTWLAGLPAVDPARVAIGGASAGGGLAAALALLARDRGEITPCLQLLAYPMLDDRSAAAPKDPNYRLWSPASNRFGWAAYLGGADPQLAVPARREDLTGLPPAWIGVGTHDLFHDEDLAYAERLARAGVPCHVEVVPGAFHGFDLLVPKAQVSRDFFASQCGCLQKAFTPTG; this is translated from the coding sequence ATGCCGAGCACCGATTTTCACCCTGACCTGCGGACCATCGCCCGTGTCGCGCCCCGAACGTTGGTGGGTCCGCGAACACTGCCGCTGATCCGGACGTTGATGCGGCTGCAGGGTCTCGGTCGCGCCCGCGATGTCGACGTGCTCACCGTGGAGTCGGGAGCCGGGGTACGGCTGCACCGGCCGGCCGGTGTCACCGAACCCGCGCCGGCGCTGCTGTGGATTCACGGCGGCGGATACGTCTTGGGCACCGCCAGACAGGACGACCGCCTCTGCCGGCGCTTCGCCCGGGCGCTGGGCATCACGGTGGCGGCAGTGGATTACCGGCTCGCGCCCGAGCACCCCTATCCCGCGCCGCTGGAGGACTGCTATTCGGCGTTGACCTGGCTGGCCGGGTTGCCGGCGGTGGATCCCGCACGGGTGGCGATCGGCGGTGCCAGCGCCGGGGGCGGCCTGGCCGCGGCGCTGGCATTGTTGGCCCGCGATCGCGGCGAGATCACCCCATGCCTGCAGCTGCTGGCCTACCCCATGCTCGACGATCGCAGCGCAGCAGCACCGAAGGATCCCAACTACCGGCTATGGAGTCCGGCCAGCAATCGGTTCGGCTGGGCGGCCTATCTCGGTGGCGCGGACCCCCAGCTGGCGGTACCGGCCCGTCGCGAGGATCTAACCGGCTTGCCGCCCGCGTGGATTGGGGTCGGCACCCATGATTTGTTTCATGACGAGGACCTGGCCTACGCTGAGCGCCTCGCTCGCGCCGGGGTGCCATGTCATGTCGAGGTCGTGCCCGGCGCGTTCCACGGCTTCGACCTGTTGGTGCCCAAAGCCCAAGTGTCGCGGGATTTCTTCGCCAGTCAATGTGGGTGTTTGCAAAAGGCGTTCACGCCGACGGGTTAA
- a CDS encoding amidohydrolase family protein: MLIQRATTLDGTSVDVRVGAQIEEVAGQLAPRRGEETFDAAGGTVLPGLHDHHVHLYSAAAAEDSVRAGPPQVRDRDGLAHALASAEVGSDGWIRAVGYHESVAGPLDRTLLDAISPPVPVRVQHRSGVLWILNSAGLSRVGLADHPDGRLRSADPSWSDALGHRGTNLAALSGRLARYGVTGVTDATPDLDVADIVTLTELHRRGELRQHVRCLSPGKRILYDDDLDLDALADWIAERHRAGGSVAVHCVTAAQLLVTVAALRQAGACPGDRVEHAAVAPADSLADLAELGVTVVTQPNFVAERGDEYLAEVPAEEHAQLWRVASLLRAGVAVALSTDMPFGRDDPWAAMRAAVHRTTPSGNVLNPSECITARRALTMFLGQADKPARPRAVEPGHPGDLCVLSVSPQTMLAELDADMVAATVVGGQLTYAAG; encoded by the coding sequence ATGCTGATCCAGCGCGCTACCACACTCGACGGCACGTCGGTCGACGTTCGGGTGGGGGCGCAGATCGAGGAGGTCGCCGGCCAGCTCGCGCCGCGGCGCGGCGAGGAGACGTTTGACGCCGCCGGTGGAACCGTGCTGCCCGGACTGCACGACCATCACGTCCACCTGTACTCGGCGGCGGCCGCGGAGGACTCGGTGCGGGCCGGACCCCCGCAGGTGCGCGACCGCGACGGCCTGGCCCACGCTTTGGCCAGTGCCGAAGTCGGAAGCGACGGCTGGATCCGCGCGGTCGGATACCACGAATCGGTGGCCGGCCCGCTGGACCGAACGCTGCTCGACGCCATCTCGCCGCCGGTGCCGGTGCGAGTACAGCACCGCAGCGGAGTGCTGTGGATCCTCAATTCCGCGGGCCTGAGCCGGGTGGGGCTGGCAGATCACCCCGACGGCCGGCTGCGCAGCGCCGACCCGAGCTGGTCGGATGCGCTGGGGCACCGCGGCACCAACCTGGCCGCGCTGAGCGGCCGACTCGCCCGATACGGCGTCACCGGCGTCACCGACGCCACACCGGACCTCGACGTCGCCGACATCGTGACGTTGACCGAACTGCACCGGCGCGGGGAATTGCGCCAGCACGTGCGCTGCCTGTCGCCGGGCAAACGCATCCTGTACGACGACGATCTCGACCTTGATGCGCTGGCCGACTGGATCGCCGAACGCCACCGTGCCGGCGGTTCGGTCGCTGTCCACTGTGTCACCGCCGCGCAGCTGCTGGTGACCGTCGCGGCGCTGCGCCAAGCCGGCGCGTGCCCGGGGGACCGGGTCGAGCATGCCGCTGTGGCGCCCGCCGATTCGTTGGCCGACCTCGCCGAACTGGGCGTCACCGTGGTGACCCAACCCAACTTCGTCGCCGAGCGCGGCGATGAGTACCTGGCCGAGGTGCCCGCGGAGGAGCACGCCCAGCTTTGGCGGGTCGCATCGTTGCTGCGCGCCGGCGTCGCGGTGGCACTGTCCACCGATATGCCGTTCGGCCGCGACGATCCCTGGGCGGCCATGCGCGCCGCAGTGCACCGGACCACGCCCAGCGGAAACGTCCTCAACCCGAGTGAATGTATAACGGCGCGTAGAGCTTTGACGATGTTCCTGGGTCAAGCCGACAAGCCGGCCCGACCGCGCGCGGTCGAGCCGGGACACCCCGGGGATCTGTGCGTGCTCAGCGTTTCGCCGCAAACGATGCTGGCGGAACTCGACGCCGACATGGTGGCCGCGACCGTGGTCGGCGGGCAGCTGACATACGCAGCCGGTTAA
- a CDS encoding MaoC family dehydratase: MSGGPYFDELAVGQVFDSAPSVTLTAGMAAVHQAIVGDRLRLALDADLSAAVTGAPAALAHPGLVCDVAIGQSTLATQRVKANLFYRGLVFHRFPVIGDTLYTRTEVVGLRANTPKPGRAPTGLAALRMTTVDQADRLVLDFYRCAMLPASPGWQPDAERAGDDLSGVGADAAPPAHDPTANWDAEVFRRRVPGRHFDAGLAGTVLHSSADVVSSAPELARLTLNIAATHHDSRVSGRRLVYGGHTIGLALAQATRMLPNLVTVLGWQSCDHTGPVYEGDTLYSALHIESARPVDNGGALGLRSVVYAVNDSEPDRQVLDWRFTALQF; the protein is encoded by the coding sequence ATGAGTGGGGGGCCCTACTTCGACGAACTCGCGGTGGGCCAGGTGTTTGACTCGGCGCCGTCGGTGACGCTGACGGCCGGGATGGCCGCGGTTCATCAGGCTATCGTCGGAGACCGGCTGCGACTGGCGCTGGACGCGGATCTGTCCGCCGCCGTCACCGGCGCGCCCGCCGCACTGGCGCATCCGGGACTGGTGTGCGATGTGGCGATCGGGCAGAGCACGCTGGCCACCCAGCGGGTCAAAGCCAACCTGTTCTACCGCGGTCTGGTATTTCACCGCTTTCCGGTCATCGGCGACACCCTCTACACCCGCACCGAAGTGGTGGGACTGCGCGCGAACACGCCAAAACCGGGCCGCGCGCCCACCGGGCTGGCGGCGCTGCGGATGACCACCGTCGACCAGGCCGACCGGTTGGTGCTGGACTTCTACCGCTGCGCCATGCTGCCCGCCAGCCCGGGGTGGCAGCCCGACGCGGAGCGGGCCGGTGACGACCTGTCCGGCGTCGGCGCCGACGCGGCGCCGCCGGCCCATGACCCGACCGCCAACTGGGACGCCGAGGTGTTTCGCCGACGAGTGCCCGGGCGGCATTTCGACGCCGGTTTGGCAGGCACGGTGTTGCACAGCAGCGCCGACGTGGTCAGCAGCGCACCCGAGTTGGCCCGCCTTACCCTCAATATTGCTGCCACACACCATGATTCACGTGTCAGCGGGCGCCGGTTGGTGTACGGCGGACATACCATCGGGCTGGCGCTCGCCCAGGCCACCCGGATGCTGCCCAACTTGGTGACGGTGCTGGGCTGGCAGTCCTGCGATCACACCGGACCGGTGTACGAGGGCGACACGCTCTACAGCGCGCTGCACATCGAATCGGCCCGGCCGGTCGACAACGGCGGAGCGCTGGGCTTGCGATCAGTGGTCTACGCGGTCAACGACTCCGAGCCCGACCGGCAGGTGCTGGATTGGCGGTTTACCGCGCTGCAGTTTTAG
- a CDS encoding acyl-CoA dehydrogenase family protein → MGTGLDDEEAMLVATVRAFIDRDVKPAVREVEHANTYPEAWIEQMKRLGVYGLAISEEYGGSPVSMPCYVLITQELARGWMSLAGAMGGHTVVAKLLSLFGTEEQKRRYLPPMATGELRATMALTEPAGGSDLQNMSTTALCDGDELVINGAKTWISNARHSGLIALLCKTDPNAVPRHRGISVVLVDNPSAGLALSRDLPKLGYKGVEACELSFDGCRVPAAAILGGVPGKGFAQMMKGLETGRIQVAARALGVATAALEDALAYARQRESFGKPIWQHQAVGNYLADMATKLTAARQLTRYAAERHDSGERCDMEAGMAKLFASEVAMEIALNAVRIHGGYGYSCEYDVERYFRDAPLMIVGEGTNEIQRNVITAQLVARGGI, encoded by the coding sequence ATGGGCACCGGACTCGACGACGAAGAAGCCATGCTGGTCGCCACGGTGCGGGCGTTCATCGACCGTGACGTGAAGCCCGCCGTGCGCGAGGTGGAGCACGCCAACACCTACCCCGAGGCGTGGATCGAGCAGATGAAGCGCCTCGGCGTCTACGGCTTGGCCATTTCCGAGGAGTACGGCGGCTCCCCGGTTTCGATGCCGTGCTATGTGCTCATCACCCAGGAACTGGCCCGGGGCTGGATGAGCCTCGCCGGCGCGATGGGCGGCCACACCGTGGTCGCCAAGCTGCTGTCGCTGTTCGGCACCGAGGAACAAAAACGCCGCTATCTGCCGCCGATGGCCACCGGCGAGCTGCGGGCCACCATGGCGCTGACCGAGCCGGCAGGCGGCAGCGATCTGCAGAACATGTCCACGACCGCCCTGTGCGACGGCGACGAGCTAGTCATCAACGGCGCCAAGACGTGGATCTCCAACGCCCGCCACTCCGGGCTGATCGCGTTGTTGTGCAAGACCGACCCGAACGCCGTCCCACGGCACCGGGGGATTTCGGTGGTGCTGGTGGACAATCCGAGTGCGGGCCTTGCGCTGTCGCGGGATCTGCCCAAGCTGGGCTACAAGGGCGTGGAAGCCTGCGAGCTGTCCTTCGACGGCTGTCGGGTCCCGGCGGCGGCGATTCTGGGTGGGGTGCCGGGCAAGGGGTTCGCCCAGATGATGAAAGGCCTTGAGACGGGCCGTATTCAGGTGGCCGCTCGCGCGCTGGGGGTGGCCACCGCGGCGTTGGAGGACGCGCTGGCGTATGCCCGGCAGCGGGAAAGCTTCGGCAAGCCGATTTGGCAGCACCAGGCTGTCGGCAACTACCTTGCCGACATGGCGACCAAGCTGACCGCGGCGCGTCAGCTCACCCGCTACGCCGCCGAGCGTCACGACAGCGGCGAGCGGTGCGACATGGAGGCCGGCATGGCCAAACTGTTCGCCTCCGAGGTGGCGATGGAGATCGCGTTGAACGCCGTGCGCATCCACGGCGGCTACGGCTACTCATGCGAATACGACGTCGAACGCTACTTCCGCGACGCCCCGCTGATGATCGTCGGCGAAGGCACCAACGAGATCCAGCGCAACGTCATCACCGCCCAGCTGGTCGCCCGCGGCGGGATCTGA